A window from bacterium encodes these proteins:
- the nadB gene encoding L-aspartate oxidase has protein sequence MRYLVSFDTNKLPIIKTDILIIGSGAAGLRAAIEAANEGQVLIITKDKLKQCNTEIAQGGIAAVLTENDTYESHLQNTIEVGDGLCNEEAVRVLVEEGPQQIQNLIDWGANFDRKEGKLLFTQEAGHSTRRIIHARGDATGTELERILLAKVQLKKNISILENTFLIDLLTEDNICYGAIVQSKGKKREIIFANQTILATGGVGQIYRETTNSIIATGDGMAAAYRAGASLMDMEFIQFHPTTLYIAGAARALISEAVRGEGGILKNKYGERFMVKYHPALELAPRDVVSRSVLTELKLTNDTHVYLDVTHLDDEFLQNRFPNIMKTCHSFDIDIKKDLIPVRPTAHYTIGGIKTDLEGKTNIEGLYACGECANPGIHGANRLASNSLLECLVFGYRAGCSKNKIKSFPHISYIFEGKYLKDLDVEDVRNALKSLMWRDVGIEREKDTLVDAGKEIDFWSSYVLAKEFSTPDGFELQNMLIIGNLIQKSALMREESRGVHYRQDFPTKDDARFKRHIEFP, from the coding sequence GTGAGATATTTAGTCAGTTTTGATACCAACAAATTACCAATTATCAAAACAGACATTTTAATTATTGGTAGTGGTGCGGCGGGGCTCCGGGCGGCAATTGAAGCCGCTAATGAAGGTCAGGTGCTAATCATTACTAAGGATAAATTGAAACAGTGTAATACCGAGATTGCTCAAGGCGGTATCGCCGCAGTTTTAACTGAAAATGATACCTATGAAAGCCATTTACAGAATACCATAGAAGTAGGTGATGGGCTGTGTAATGAGGAAGCAGTTAGAGTATTAGTTGAAGAAGGTCCTCAACAAATACAGAATTTAATTGATTGGGGAGCAAATTTCGACCGCAAAGAAGGAAAACTACTATTTACCCAGGAAGCAGGACACTCTACCCGAAGAATAATCCATGCCAGAGGTGATGCCACTGGCACAGAACTTGAACGAATACTCCTCGCCAAGGTTCAACTCAAAAAAAATATCTCTATTTTAGAAAATACCTTTCTCATAGACTTACTAACTGAAGATAATATCTGTTACGGAGCAATTGTCCAGTCAAAAGGTAAGAAGAGAGAAATAATCTTTGCCAATCAAACGATTCTGGCAACTGGTGGGGTTGGTCAGATTTATCGTGAGACAACTAATTCCATTATTGCCACTGGCGATGGGATGGCGGCGGCTTATCGTGCTGGTGCAAGTTTGATGGATATGGAGTTTATCCAATTTCATCCAACAACACTTTATATTGCCGGTGCGGCCAGGGCATTAATCTCAGAAGCCGTCCGGGGAGAAGGCGGAATATTAAAAAATAAATACGGGGAAAGATTTATGGTTAAATATCATCCCGCTTTAGAATTAGCCCCAAGGGATGTCGTCTCCCGAAGTGTCTTGACTGAATTGAAATTAACCAATGATACCCATGTATATTTAGATGTGACCCACTTAGATGATGAATTCCTGCAAAATAGGTTTCCAAATATAATGAAAACCTGTCATTCCTTCGACATTGATATAAAGAAAGACTTGATACCTGTTAGGCCTACGGCTCATTATACCATTGGTGGGATTAAAACAGATTTAGAGGGCAAGACTAACATTGAAGGATTATATGCTTGCGGTGAGTGTGCCAACCCTGGTATCCATGGTGCAAATCGTTTAGCCAGCAATTCGCTTTTAGAATGTTTGGTTTTTGGATATAGAGCCGGGTGTTCAAAAAATAAGATAAAATCATTTCCACATATCTCTTATATCTTTGAAGGTAAATATCTAAAGGACTTAGATGTAGAAGATGTCCGCAATGCACTCAAAAGTTTAATGTGGCGAGATGTGGGTATTGAACGAGAAAAGGATACACTCGTCGATGCAGGAAAAGAAATAGACTTTTGGTCTTCGTATGTTCTGGCTAAAGAATTTTCAACCCCGGATGGTTTTGAATTACAAAATATGTTAATCATCGGAAACCTTATTCAGAAATCAGCGCTTATGCGTGAAGAATCAAGGGGCGTTCATTACCGCCAGGATTTCCCTACCAAAGATGATGCCCGATTCAAAAGGCATATTGAATTTCCGTAA